TTCTTTAAATAAATCATTTTCCCTTGTAGAAGGGATGCTTTTAAAAGGGGTCAAGGACGCAAATAAAATAAAAAAAGAGGTAATTAAGTATATTGAAGGGTTCCGCTTTACTAAGATTGATTATGTTGAAATTGTGGATCCTGAAACACTTGAAACTATAGAAGAGATAAATGGTAATTTTTTGATGGCATTGGCGGTTTTTGTAGGGAAAGCAAGACTTATAGATAATAATGTGTTTACAATAAATTAGGGGTGAAATATGAAAAGAGAGATGTTTAAATCAAAAATTCACAGAGCTACAGTTACAGATGCAGACCTTCATTATGAGGGTAGTATTACAATTGACAAGGATTTGATGGACTTAGCAAATATTAAGACTTATGAAAAGGTGGATATTTATAATATTACCAACGGTGCCAGGTTTTCAACTTATACTATTGACGGCAAAAGGGGGGGCGGTGAAATTTGCTTGAATGGTGCTGCTGCTAGGATGGTACAACCCGGAGATATGGTTATTATTGTTTCTTATGGTCTTTACGATGAAGAAGAGTTGGAGAATCATAACCCAATTGTTATACAGGTGGACGAAAAAAATAGACCTATCAACAAAGATAGGGTATTAGCATAATAAAGATTTTTTAATAAGGGGATAATTGTTGCTAATAATTATCCCCATTTTACTTAGATTATACTTAATACTTAACGCTTAGAACTAAATTTGGACCTTGAACATTCTTAAGGCTTAGCATTTGATACGAAAAAATATGTAGATGCAAAAAAGTAAGGTGACAGCAGTTGATAAGGCATTTACAAATTTAAATTTCTATCTTATAATTTTCAAAAATCGGAGGGTTAAAATATGGCAGATATCAGTCAATTTGTTGGTTTTAAGTTAGGCTCTGAAAAATATGCTATAGATATAATGGTAATTGAAGAAATTTTAAGAAAGACAGAAATTACTCCTGTTCCAAAAGCTCCAGATTTTATTGAGGGGATAGTAAATATTAGGGGTAGAGTTATACCTGTTGTTGATTTAAAGAAAAAGTTAAATTTAGGAACAGTAAATAACTCTCAAACAAGTAGAATTATTATAGCAAATATTAATAATAAAAAAATTGGTTTTCTTGTAGATGAAG
Above is a genomic segment from Deferrivibrio essentukiensis containing:
- the panD gene encoding aspartate 1-decarboxylase codes for the protein MKREMFKSKIHRATVTDADLHYEGSITIDKDLMDLANIKTYEKVDIYNITNGARFSTYTIDGKRGGGEICLNGAAARMVQPGDMVIIVSYGLYDEEELENHNPIVIQVDEKNRPINKDRVLA
- a CDS encoding chemotaxis protein CheW — its product is MADISQFVGFKLGSEKYAIDIMVIEEILRKTEITPVPKAPDFIEGIVNIRGRVIPVVDLKKKLNLGTVNNSQTSRIIIANINNKKIGFLVDEVEEVLRIEKNLIEDAPALAVNIDSNYINGVAKTDKGMIILLDITKVFSPYEQRQFNSI